A DNA window from Mastomys coucha isolate ucsf_1 unplaced genomic scaffold, UCSF_Mcou_1 pScaffold21, whole genome shotgun sequence contains the following coding sequences:
- the LOC116102678 gene encoding short transient receptor potential channel 2 isoform X1, whose product MAPVKISHVVSFSSQDPKHPVENLLNPDSHRGPWLSCPKDKTGQLRVEFQLERAVPISYIDVGNCGCAFLQIDVGRSSWPLDRPFVTLLPATMLMSLTDSKEGKNRSGVRMFKDDDFLTPASGESWDRLRLTCSQPFTRHQSFGLSFLRVRSSLDSLADPIVDPSAPGSSELDQSSTDVLESDPSPWLTNPSIRRTFFPDPQTSTKEISALKGMLKQLQPGPLGRAARMVLSAARKAPPANVVSHGEPGPSHPESAEPRAEQPNRKKDVGRRKRRKVQEQRRPLSNSSSQPTRRGTGRPRQRQHRPQTKSDDSGVLATGQCPICAGSFSIETLPRHAATCGESPSPQPASPASSSSSESVLWVSSPESSPPPSWVQCPICELQFLAREIEEHASVCGEVFPA is encoded by the exons ATGGCTCCTGTGAAGATCAGCCACGTGGTGTCATTTTCCTCTCAG GATCCCAAACATCCTGTGGAGAACTTGCTGAACCCAGACAGTCACAGGGGACCTTGGCTCAGCTGCCCCAAAGACAAGACAGGGCAACTGAGAGTGGAGTTTCAGTTGGAGAGGGCAGTGCCCATAAGCTATATTGATGTTG GTAACTGTGGCTGTGCTTTCCTACAGATTGACGTGGGTCGTTCTTCCTGGCCCCTGGACAGACCTTTCGTCACCCTGCTCCCTGCCACCATGCTAATGTCCCTCACTGACTCAAAGGAGGGGAAGAACCGCTCAGGGGTCCGGATGTTTAAAGATG atgaTTTCCTCACTCCAGCCTCAGGAGAATCATGGGATCGACTTCGATTGACCTGCTCCCAGCCTTTCACACGTCATCAGTCCTTTGGCCTGTCCTTCCTACGAGTGCGTTCCTCTCTGGACTCTTTAGCTGACCCTATAGTAGATCCCTCagcccctgggagctcagagctTGACCAG AGCTCTACTGATGTGCTGGAGTCTGATCCTAGCCCCTGGCTGACTAATCCTTCTATCCGGAGGACATTCTTCCCAGATCCCCAGAC GAGCACCAAGGAAATTTCAGCGCTCAAGGGTATGTTGAAGCAGTTGCAGCCAGGGCCTCTGGGGCGGGCAGCCCGCATGGTGCTTTCTGCTGCCCGTAAGGCCCCTCCAGCCAATGTTGTAAGCCATGGAGAGCCGGGTCCCAGTCATCCAGAGAGTGCGG AGCCCAGAGCAGAACAACCAAACAGGAAGAAGGATgtgggcagaaggaagaggaggaaagtgcAGGAGCAAAGAAG ACCGTTATCCAACTCAAGTTCTCAGCCAACTAGGAGGGGGACAGGAAGGCCAAGACAAAGACAGCACCGACCTCAGACTAAAAGTGATGACAGTGGTGTACTGGCTACTGGACAGTGTCCCATTTGTGCAG GTTCCTTCAGTATTGAGACTCTTCCCAGGCATGCTGCCACTTGTGGAGAGAGCCCCTCACCCCAGCcagcttctcctgcctcctcgTCTTCCTCAGAGTCTGTGCTGTGGGTATCCTCCCCAGAGAGCTCGCCACCGCCTTCCTGGGTCCAGTGCCCTATTTGTGAATTGCAGTTCTTGGCAAGAGAAATAGAAGAACACGCCAGCGTGTGTGGGGAAGTTTTTCCAGCCTGA
- the LOC116102678 gene encoding short transient receptor potential channel 2 isoform X2 has product MAPVKISHVVSFSSQDPKHPVENLLNPDSHRGPWLSCPKDKTGQLRVEFQLERAVPISYIDVGNCGCAFLQIDVGRSSWPLDRPFVTLLPATMLMSLTDSKEGKNRSGVRMFKDDDFLTPASGESWDRLRLTCSQPFTRHQSFGLSFLRVRSSLDSLADPIVDPSAPGSSELDQSSTDVLESDPSPWLTNPSIRRTFFPDPQTSTKEISALKGMLKQLQPGPLGRAARMVLSAARKAPPANVVSHGEPGPSHPESAEPRAEQPNRKKDVGRRKRRKVQEQRRPLSNSSSQPTRRGTGRPRQRQHRPQTKSDDSGVLATGQCPICAGSFSIETLPRHAATCGESPSPQPASPASSSSSESVLRCRCVALTPVPLIPKPQPNWTEIVNKKLKFPPTLLRAIQEGQLGLVQQLLESGSDASGAGPGGPMRNVEESEDRSWREALNLAIRLGHEVITDVLLANVKFDFRQIHEALLVAVDTNQPAVVRRLLARLEREKGRKVDTKSFSLAFFDSSIDGSRFAPGVTPLTLACQKDLYEIAQLLMDQGHTIARPHPVSCACLECSNARRYDLLKFSLSRINTYRGIASRAHLSLASEDAMLAAFQLSRELRRLARKEPEFKPQYIALESLCQDYGFELLGMCRNQSEVTAVLNDMGEDSETEPEAEGLGQAFEEGIPNLARLRLAVNYNQKQFVAHPICQQVLSSIWCGNLAGWRGSTTIWKLFVAFLIFLTMPFLCIGYWLAPKSRLGRLLKIPVLKFLLHSASYLWFLIFLLGESLVMETQLSTFKGRSQSVWETSLHMIWVTGFLWFECKEVWIEGLRSYLLDWWNFLDVVILSLYLASFALRLLLAGLAYMHCRDASDSTTCRYFTTAERSEWRTEDPQFLAEVLFAVTSMLSFTRLAYILPAHESLGTLQISIGKMIDDMIRFMFILMIILTAFLCGLNNIYVPYQESEKLGNFNETFQFLFWTMFGMEEHSVVDMPQFLVPEFVGRAMYGIFTIVMVIVLLNMLIAMITNSFQKIEDDADVEWKFARSKLYLSYFREGLTLPVPFNILPSPKAAFYLLRRIFRFICCGSSCCKAKKSDYPPIPTFTNPGARAGSGEGERVSYRLRVIKALVQRYIETARREFEETRRKDLGNRLTELTKTVSRLQSEVASVQKTLAAGGTPRPPDGASILSRYITRVRNSFQNLGPPTSDTPAELTMPGIVETEVSLEDGLDVTGEAGAPAPGEPSSSSSAHVLVHREQEEEGAGDLPLEEDLETKGES; this is encoded by the exons ATGGCTCCTGTGAAGATCAGCCACGTGGTGTCATTTTCCTCTCAG GATCCCAAACATCCTGTGGAGAACTTGCTGAACCCAGACAGTCACAGGGGACCTTGGCTCAGCTGCCCCAAAGACAAGACAGGGCAACTGAGAGTGGAGTTTCAGTTGGAGAGGGCAGTGCCCATAAGCTATATTGATGTTG GTAACTGTGGCTGTGCTTTCCTACAGATTGACGTGGGTCGTTCTTCCTGGCCCCTGGACAGACCTTTCGTCACCCTGCTCCCTGCCACCATGCTAATGTCCCTCACTGACTCAAAGGAGGGGAAGAACCGCTCAGGGGTCCGGATGTTTAAAGATG atgaTTTCCTCACTCCAGCCTCAGGAGAATCATGGGATCGACTTCGATTGACCTGCTCCCAGCCTTTCACACGTCATCAGTCCTTTGGCCTGTCCTTCCTACGAGTGCGTTCCTCTCTGGACTCTTTAGCTGACCCTATAGTAGATCCCTCagcccctgggagctcagagctTGACCAG AGCTCTACTGATGTGCTGGAGTCTGATCCTAGCCCCTGGCTGACTAATCCTTCTATCCGGAGGACATTCTTCCCAGATCCCCAGAC GAGCACCAAGGAAATTTCAGCGCTCAAGGGTATGTTGAAGCAGTTGCAGCCAGGGCCTCTGGGGCGGGCAGCCCGCATGGTGCTTTCTGCTGCCCGTAAGGCCCCTCCAGCCAATGTTGTAAGCCATGGAGAGCCGGGTCCCAGTCATCCAGAGAGTGCGG AGCCCAGAGCAGAACAACCAAACAGGAAGAAGGATgtgggcagaaggaagaggaggaaagtgcAGGAGCAAAGAAG ACCGTTATCCAACTCAAGTTCTCAGCCAACTAGGAGGGGGACAGGAAGGCCAAGACAAAGACAGCACCGACCTCAGACTAAAAGTGATGACAGTGGTGTACTGGCTACTGGACAGTGTCCCATTTGTGCAG GTTCCTTCAGTATTGAGACTCTTCCCAGGCATGCTGCCACTTGTGGAGAGAGCCCCTCACCCCAGCcagcttctcctgcctcctcgTCTTCCTCAGAGTCTGTGCT GAGATGTCGTTGTGTGGCACTAACACCCGTTCCCCTTATCCCCAAG CCACAGCCCAACTGGACTGAGATTGTGAACAAAAAGCTCAAATTCCCCCCAACACTCCTGCGTGCTATCCAGGAGGGCCAGCTGGGCCTCGTGCAGCAGCTGCTGGAATCAGGCTCCGATGCTTCGGGTGCTGGTCCAGGTGGTCCTATGCGGAATGTGGAAGAGTCGGAGGACCGCTCCTGGAGGGAAGCCCTCAATCTGGCCATCCGCCTGGGCCACGAGGTTATCACTGATGTTCTGCTGGCCAATGTCAAGTTCGACTTCCGGCAGATCCACGAAGCCCTGCTAGTGGCTGTGGACACAAACCAGCCAGCCGTGGTGCGTCGCCTGCTTGCTCGGCTGGAACGGGAGAAAGGTCGAAAAGTAGACACCaagtctttctctcttgccttctttgaCTCATCGATTGATGGCTCCCGCTTTGCCCCCGGTGTCACTCCACTCACCCTGGCCTGCCAGAAGGACCTGTATGAGATCGCCCAGCTGCTTATGGACCAGGGCCACACTATTGCTCGACCCCACCCAGTTTCCTGTGCCTGTCTCGAGTGCAGCAATGCCCGCCGATATGACCTGCTGAAGTTCTCACTATCCCGAATCAATACCTATAGAGGCATTGCAAGCAGGGCTCACCTCTCGCTGGCCAGTGAGGATGCCATGCTGGCAGCCTTTCAGCTGAGTCGGGAGCTCAGGCGCCTTGCCCGGAAGGAGCCTGAGTTTAAG CCTCAGTACATTGCCCTGGAGTCTCTCTGCCAGGACTATGGCTTCGAGTTACTGGGCATGTGCCGGAATCAGAGTGAGGTCACTGCAGTGCTCAATGACATGGGCGAGGATAGTGAGACTGAGCCTGAGGCTGAGGGCCTGGGCCAGGCCTTTGAGGAGGGCATCCCCAACCTGGCAAGACTGCGGTTGGCTGTCAACTACAACCAGAAACAG TTTGTAGCACACCCCATCTGCCAGCAAGTTCTGTCTTCCATCTGGTGTGGGAACCTGGCTGGCTGGCGTGGAAGCACCACCATCTGGAAGCTCTTTGTCgccttcctcatcttcctcaccATGCCCTTCCTCTGCATAGGCTACTGGCTGGCACCCAAGTCTCGG CTGGGCCGCTTGCTGAAGATCCCTGTGTTGAAGTTCCTGCTGCATTCTGCCTCCTACCTGTGGTTCCTTATCTTCTTGCTGGGAGAATCTCTGGTCATGGAGACTCAGCTGAGCACCTTCAAAGGCCGCAGCCAGAGTGTCTGGGAGACTTCACTACATATGATTTGGGTCACAG gCTTCCTGTGGTTTGAGTGTAAGGAGGTGTGGATCGAGGGCCTGCGAAGCTACCTCCTGGACTGGTGGAACTTCCTGGACGTGGTCATCCTGTCCCTGTACTTGGCGTCCTTTGCACTGCGCCTCCTCCTGGCTGGGCTTGCCTACATGCACTGCCGTGATGCCtcagacagcaccacctgccgcTATTTCACCACCGCTG AGCGAAGCGAGTGGCGCACAGAGGACCCCCAGTTCCTGGCCGAGGTGCTCTTTGCCGTCACCAGCATGCTCAGCTTCACCCGACTGGCGTATATTCTGCCAGCTCATGAGTCGCTGGGCACTCTGCAGATCTCCATCGGCAAGATGATCGACGACATGATCCG GTTCATGTTCATCCTCATGATCATCCTGACTGCCTTCCTCTGTGGCCTCAACAACATCTATGTGCCCTACCAGGAATCGGAGAAGCTAGGCAA TTTCAACGAAACGTTCCAGTTTCTCTTCTGGACCATGTTTGGCATGGAGGAGCACTCAGTGGTGGACATGCCTCAGTTCTTGGTGCCTGAGTTCGTGGGCAGGGCCATGTACGGCATCTTTACCATCGTCATGGTCATTGTGCTACTCAACATGCTCATCGCCATGATCACCAACTCTTTCCAGAAGATCGAG GATGATGCTGATGTGGAGTGGAAGTTTGCTCGCTCCAAGCTCTACCTGTCCTACTTCCGAGAGGGTCTGACGCTGCCTGTGCCCTTTAACATCCTGCCGTCCCCAAAGGCCGCCTTCTACCTCCTCAG GAGAATTTTCCGGTTCATTTGCTGTGGCTCCTCCTGCTGCAAAGCTAAGAAGTCAGACTACCCGCCAATCCCCACCTTT ACCAACCCTGGGGCAAGGGCAGGCTCTGGGGAAGGAGAACGCGTGTCCTACCGCCTTCGAGTCATCAAGGCTCTGGTGCAGCGCTACATAGAGACTGCCCGGCGCGAGTTCGAGGAGACCCGTCGGAAAG ACCTGGGCAACAGACTGACAGAGCTAACCAAGACTGTATCTCGACTGCAAAGCGAGGTGGCCAGTGTGCAGAAGACTCTGGCGGCGGGAGGGACACCACGGCCTCCAGATGGTGCCAGCATCCTCAGTAGATACATCACCCGAGTGCGCAACAGCTTCCAGAACCTGGGCCCCCCTACCTCTGACACTCCAGCAGAGCTGACTATGCCTGGAATTGTGGAGACCGAAGTCTCTTTAGAAGATGGCCTTGATGTCACAGGAGAGGCTGGggctccagctcctggggagcccagctcttcctcctctgcccatGTGCTGGTTCACAGGGAGCAAGAAGAAGAGGGGGCAGGGGACTTGCCCTTGGAGGAAGATCTGGAGACCAAGGGTGAGTCCTAA